One part of the Sorangiineae bacterium MSr11954 genome encodes these proteins:
- a CDS encoding LysR family transcriptional regulator — protein sequence MDLNKAATFVQIVEAGGVTAAASRRGLPKSSVSRSLTQLEAELGVQLVLRGGRRFRLTDAGRSFFEAAAAGVAALEEARDGIRDQQSGLHGLVRIAAPTDLGTTLVAPALARFVRAYPDVRIELSLGTGTVDPVRDGFDLAVCMGKLSDSSLIARPLGTVDACILASRGYLEARGTPMTPSDLAAHDCVLYRATGKNLRWELSGPSGTETVRVTGPIHVNDRSAVAAAIAAGAGLGILPFYYQHTAALVRVLPKYMVRGDLAQIVYPASRHVSLRTRLLGDAILEAAKNQCPLAPRSGKKARG from the coding sequence ATGGATCTGAACAAAGCGGCCACCTTCGTGCAGATCGTCGAAGCGGGCGGGGTCACGGCGGCGGCGAGCCGTCGAGGCCTCCCGAAATCCTCGGTCAGCCGGAGCCTGACCCAGCTCGAAGCCGAGCTCGGAGTGCAGCTCGTGCTGCGAGGCGGGCGCCGCTTTCGGCTCACCGACGCGGGGCGCTCCTTCTTCGAGGCGGCGGCGGCCGGCGTCGCTGCGCTCGAGGAAGCGCGCGACGGGATTCGCGATCAGCAATCCGGACTTCATGGCCTCGTGCGCATCGCGGCCCCCACGGATCTCGGCACCACCTTGGTGGCGCCCGCCCTTGCCCGATTCGTACGCGCCTATCCCGACGTGCGGATCGAGCTATCGCTCGGCACCGGAACGGTCGATCCCGTGCGCGATGGTTTCGATCTGGCCGTTTGCATGGGCAAGCTCTCCGACTCGTCCCTCATCGCGCGTCCCCTCGGCACCGTCGACGCCTGCATCCTCGCGAGCCGCGGCTACCTCGAAGCCCGCGGCACCCCCATGACCCCCTCCGATCTCGCCGCCCACGATTGCGTTCTCTATCGCGCGACCGGCAAAAACCTACGCTGGGAGCTCTCGGGGCCCTCGGGCACGGAGACCGTCCGCGTCACGGGTCCCATCCACGTCAACGATCGGTCCGCCGTCGCGGCAGCCATCGCCGCCGGTGCAGGTCTGGGCATCCTCCCTTTTTACTACCAACACACGGCCGCCCTGGTCCGCGTGCTCCCGAAATACATGGTCCGCGGCGATCTCGCCCAAATCGTCTACCCCGCGTCTCGCCATGTCTCGCTCCGCACCCGCCTCCTCGGCGACGCCATCCTCGAAGCGGCGAAGAACCAGTGCCCGCTGGCCCCGCGCTCCGGAAAGAAGGCGCGCGGATGA